The following are encoded together in the Bartonella schoenbuchensis R1 genome:
- the repC gene encoding plasmid replication protein RepC yields MVNKTSGRRIDAHHIEYRRLAENAEVGCVSRGQLIRLAKKLRMTGFIKDTECNLLLALLDTASVSSFEEGGIPIVFKSNQRLGVEISRSDARVSRLLSSLYDKGLIVMRDSGNFKRYSAHNSYNNITTACGIDLRILIVRYCELKQKADDILEDLEKRREALRCFRGLVRQIKFSCASEITPFTHMLFSRVQKVIHIIGRPSQVSFEKLKKAIRFFEWILQRFFDVKMSKTTYTYVADDMHIHNTNPYHICKSNTDTQKTNHSSKNKITIMNSDKSEYSKINATFSRSKNSERDTREAEQTLLLNGGALPQIKPETLISAMPNVSEFLDNKLNSVDDLVNSTDFLAKMTGISPDALKHAKITMGFKKAALAVGIILEKYARQIIYSPGGYLRGMIDKQKRGELYLERSIYGLLNSDQQTVAEK; encoded by the coding sequence ATGGTTAATAAAACATCGGGAAGACGTATAGATGCTCATCATATAGAATACAGAAGATTGGCGGAAAATGCAGAGGTTGGTTGTGTAAGCCGTGGCCAATTGATTAGATTAGCTAAGAAATTGCGAATGACTGGTTTTATAAAAGATACTGAATGTAATCTTCTTTTAGCTTTATTAGATACAGCTTCAGTTTCTTCTTTTGAAGAAGGGGGCATTCCTATTGTTTTCAAAAGCAATCAACGTTTGGGAGTGGAAATCAGTCGTAGTGACGCCCGTGTTAGTCGTTTGCTTTCAAGTCTTTATGATAAGGGTCTTATTGTCATGCGGGACTCTGGAAATTTTAAACGGTATTCTGCACATAATAGTTATAATAATATCACAACGGCTTGCGGTATTGATCTGCGTATTTTAATTGTTCGCTATTGTGAGCTTAAACAAAAAGCCGATGATATATTGGAAGATTTAGAAAAGCGAAGAGAAGCTTTACGTTGTTTTAGAGGATTAGTAAGACAGATTAAGTTTTCTTGTGCATCTGAAATCACACCGTTTACGCATATGCTGTTTTCCAGAGTACAAAAAGTTATACATATTATAGGACGGCCATCACAAGTTTCTTTTGAAAAACTGAAGAAAGCTATTCGATTTTTCGAGTGGATTTTGCAACGTTTTTTTGATGTTAAAATGTCAAAAACGACATACACGTATGTCGCCGACGACATGCACATACATAATACAAACCCCTATCATATTTGTAAAAGTAATACAGATACACAGAAAACAAATCACTCTTCAAAAAACAAAATAACAATAATGAATTCGGATAAATCCGAATACTCTAAAATTAACGCGACTTTCAGTCGCTCTAAAAACAGTGAAAGGGACACACGCGAAGCCGAACAAACACTTCTTTTAAATGGTGGTGCATTGCCTCAAATTAAGCCTGAGACTTTAATTAGTGCTATGCCTAACGTTTCTGAATTCCTTGATAACAAACTCAATTCAGTCGACGATTTAGTCAACTCAACGGATTTCTTAGCTAAAATGACTGGTATTTCTCCTGATGCCCTTAAACACGCTAAAATAACCATGGGCTTCAAAAAAGCTGCTCTTGCTGTTGGGATTATTCTCGAAAAATACGCTCGTCAAATCATTTATTCACCAGGAGGATACTTGCGTGGCATGATTGATAAACAAAAACGGGGGGAATTATATCTTGAGCGTTCTATCTATGGGCTACTCAATTCAGATCAACAAACTGTCGCGGAAAAATAA
- a CDS encoding conjugal transfer protein TraD → MKKLKSDLKKNNKNLNNLGKSIKLLRRIEKRIRYLNDEIRRKDAREKIILGGLVVKAGLREANKSFILGCLIHASKLDETSKEYKDFEKIGKDAFADMRIINDRQIR, encoded by the coding sequence TTGAAGAAGTTAAAAAGCGATTTAAAAAAGAACAATAAAAATCTGAATAATCTTGGAAAATCCATAAAATTACTAAGACGTATTGAAAAAAGGATTAGATATTTGAACGATGAAATAAGACGTAAAGATGCACGTGAAAAAATTATATTAGGAGGGCTTGTTGTAAAAGCTGGTCTTAGAGAAGCAAATAAGTCTTTCATTTTAGGTTGTTTGATTCATGCGTCAAAACTCGATGAAACTTCAAAAGAATACAAAGATTTTGAAAAAATAGGAAAAGATGCTTTTGCAGATATGCGGATAATAAATGATAGACAAATTAGATAG
- a CDS encoding ParA family protein gives MPVISFANSKGGSGKTTSALKKVGQQKKLEKMSE, from the coding sequence ATGCCTGTTATCTCATTTGCCAATTCAAAAGGTGGTAGTGGAAAAACAACATCTGCTCTAAAAAAAGTTGGCCAACAAAAAAAGTTAGAGAAAATGTCAGAATAA
- a CDS encoding type II toxin-antitoxin system VapC family toxin yields the protein MKISVDTNVLARAVLQDDKKQGEVASKILRKASLIAISLSCLCELVWILRRGAKLSKEDVAGMLRDLLATSNIVMNRPAVEAGLAILEAGGDFADGIISYEGNWLGGETFVSFDKLAIELLTKNGQSTKLLS from the coding sequence ATGAAGATTTCTGTAGATACAAATGTTTTAGCTCGCGCTGTTTTACAAGACGATAAAAAGCAGGGTGAGGTAGCAAGCAAGATCTTAAGAAAGGCTTCACTCATAGCTATTTCTTTATCTTGTCTTTGTGAACTTGTTTGGATACTTCGTCGAGGTGCAAAATTATCAAAAGAAGATGTAGCTGGAATGTTACGTGATTTACTAGCAACTAGTAATATAGTAATGAATCGACCAGCTGTCGAAGCAGGGCTTGCTATCCTTGAGGCTGGTGGAGATTTCGCTGATGGTATTATATCCTATGAGGGAAATTGGCTAGGTGGTGAAACCTTTGTTTCATTTGATAAATTAGCGATTGAACTATTAACGAAAAACGGACAATCTACAAAACTTCTTTCTTAA
- a CDS encoding helix-turn-helix domain-containing protein → MLGMSQKTLAHHLGISFQQIQKYEKGLNRVGAGRLKDIADIFRVPISFFYPDTTTKEGAVHHHDEMISSKEVKSFRVLTPIKQKVILELISNYN, encoded by the coding sequence ATGTTGGGAATGTCTCAAAAAACATTAGCTCACCATTTAGGTATAAGCTTCCAACAAATCCAAAAGTACGAAAAAGGATTAAATCGTGTAGGAGCTGGGCGTTTGAAAGATATCGCCGATATATTCCGTGTTCCTATTTCCTTTTTTTACCCTGATACCACAACAAAAGAAGGCGCTGTGCATCATCATGATGAAATGATATCGAGCAAGGAAGTAAAAAGTTTTAGAGTTCTCACACCTATAAAACAGAAGGTAATTTTAGAACTAATTTCTAACTATAACTAA
- the traG gene encoding Ti-type conjugative transfer system protein TraG, whose protein sequence is MIDKLDSKQIILLICPIVFSIIIPFLVEITINKITENGTTPDAYWFIRSKPLDILILIAFSCSLFVLSQKRHIRKNITISSLIVFCLFATYYNASEYIRLSPYVGQNGMTWENVLPFFDRMVLVGSFIGIVILGFTMKLSLAPPSPLKNSKNMIFGGAQWIDMKRLENIFPSNGEIIIGERYRVDEDVVKDIPFNPTDKTTWGKGGSQPLLTYNLDFDSTHMLFFAGSGGYKTTSNVIPTCLKYSGPLVVFDPSTEIAPIVKETRQCLNNRTVYVLDPHGKSTQAFNPLDWLLNENIPLYEREAGLVEIARLLLSENHKSTSTDQFFTSHAHNLLTGLLAHIVFSNEYKLEEKNLKTLRVLVSEPEPSVIKKLRKLQSSSPSQFIRETLGVFTNMAEQTFSGVYATASKDTQWLSLSNYAQMISGDDFKTEDITKGNIDIFLNIPAKILKSYPGVGRILVGSFLKAMEAANGHYAKRVLFVLDEIDLLGYMNILEEARDRGRKYGISLMLFYQSVGQIERHFGDAGAMAWFESCAFVSYAAIKDIKTAKNISESCGKMTIEVKGKSKTLGTTGAKGTESTSFQQRPLIYPHEITQSMRKDEQIILVQGQPPIRCGRSIYFRRKDFKALANENRFALK, encoded by the coding sequence ATGATAGACAAATTAGATAGTAAACAAATCATACTTTTAATATGCCCAATTGTTTTTTCTATCATCATACCTTTTCTTGTTGAGATAACAATCAACAAAATTACAGAAAACGGTACAACACCAGATGCTTATTGGTTCATACGTTCAAAACCTCTTGATATCTTAATCCTTATTGCTTTTTCATGTTCTTTATTCGTCTTGTCACAAAAAAGACATATTAGAAAAAATATCACTATTTCTTCATTAATCGTATTCTGTCTTTTTGCTACTTATTACAATGCATCTGAATATATCAGATTGAGTCCTTATGTTGGACAAAATGGTATGACGTGGGAAAATGTTTTGCCTTTCTTTGATAGGATGGTTTTAGTTGGATCTTTCATTGGAATTGTTATTCTTGGTTTCACTATGAAATTATCATTAGCTCCTCCCTCTCCTTTAAAAAATTCAAAAAATATGATTTTTGGAGGAGCTCAGTGGATTGATATGAAACGTCTTGAAAATATTTTTCCAAGTAATGGGGAAATAATTATTGGTGAGCGATACAGAGTTGATGAGGACGTTGTAAAAGATATACCCTTTAATCCAACAGATAAAACAACATGGGGGAAAGGTGGCAGTCAGCCACTTCTAACATATAACCTTGATTTTGACTCAACACATATGCTCTTTTTTGCTGGTTCAGGAGGTTATAAAACAACAAGTAATGTCATCCCTACTTGCCTTAAATACAGTGGGCCATTAGTTGTTTTTGATCCATCAACAGAAATCGCTCCTATCGTTAAAGAAACACGGCAATGCCTTAATAACAGAACCGTGTATGTTCTTGATCCGCATGGAAAATCAACTCAAGCTTTTAATCCTTTAGATTGGTTATTAAATGAAAACATCCCCTTATATGAAAGGGAAGCTGGTTTAGTTGAAATTGCTAGACTTTTATTATCTGAAAATCATAAATCAACATCAACAGATCAGTTCTTTACATCACATGCACACAATTTGTTGACGGGACTGCTGGCTCATATTGTTTTTTCCAATGAATACAAATTAGAAGAAAAAAATCTAAAAACTCTTCGTGTTCTCGTATCTGAGCCTGAGCCATCTGTTATCAAAAAATTACGTAAATTACAATCTTCCTCACCATCACAGTTTATTCGTGAAACCCTTGGTGTTTTTACCAATATGGCAGAACAGACATTTTCCGGTGTTTATGCTACAGCATCAAAAGACACACAATGGCTTTCTCTGTCTAACTATGCTCAGATGATTAGTGGAGATGATTTTAAAACAGAAGACATAACAAAAGGCAATATTGATATTTTTTTAAACATCCCTGCTAAAATTTTAAAATCTTATCCTGGTGTCGGTCGCATTCTTGTTGGTTCCTTTCTTAAGGCAATGGAAGCTGCTAATGGTCATTATGCTAAAAGAGTTTTATTTGTTTTAGATGAAATTGATCTTTTAGGATATATGAACATCTTAGAAGAGGCTCGTGATCGTGGGCGTAAATATGGCATATCACTGATGCTATTTTACCAATCGGTCGGGCAAATTGAAAGACATTTTGGCGATGCTGGTGCTATGGCATGGTTTGAAAGTTGTGCTTTCGTTAGTTATGCAGCAATTAAAGATATTAAAACAGCTAAAAATATTTCTGAGTCATGTGGAAAAATGACTATTGAGGTTAAGGGCAAAAGTAAAACTTTAGGGACAACAGGAGCAAAAGGAACCGAAAGTACAAGCTTTCAACAAAGACCTTTAATTTATCCTCATGAGATAACACAATCCATGCGAAAAGATGAACAGATCATCCTTGTACAAGGACAGCCCCCTATTCGTTGTGGACGGTCTATATACTTTAGACGAAAAGATTTCAAAGCTCTTGCTAACGAAAATAGATTTGCACTTAAATAA
- a CDS encoding AbrB/MazE/SpoVT family DNA-binding domain-containing protein, with amino-acid sequence MPSLIVTAKGQITLKRDLLQHLGVKPGERIDFDKLPGGELRIKASQPTNTIESFIGRFAGKLKKPLTIEEMNEIVASSWANEK; translated from the coding sequence ATGCCTTCATTAATTGTTACAGCAAAAGGACAAATTACGTTGAAGCGGGATTTACTACAGCACCTTGGTGTTAAACCTGGTGAGAGGATTGATTTTGATAAATTACCAGGTGGTGAACTTCGTATAAAAGCGTCACAGCCTACAAACACAATTGAGAGCTTTATTGGACGATTTGCTGGAAAATTAAAAAAACCACTAACCATTGAAGAAATGAATGAAATTGTTGCTTCTAGTTGGGCGAATGAGAAATGA
- a CDS encoding type II toxin-antitoxin system RelB/DinJ family antitoxin, which yields MDVATSSKDVIRARIDKSLKKEASAILANMGLTISDYVRIALTKVVNERGLPFDMHIPNAETLKTFEKTDKGEDVFYAKDATDLFKQLDI from the coding sequence ATGGATGTAGCAACAAGTTCGAAAGATGTTATACGCGCCCGAATAGACAAAAGTTTAAAAAAAGAAGCCAGTGCAATATTAGCAAATATGGGGCTTACTATTTCTGATTATGTACGAATTGCTTTAACTAAAGTTGTCAATGAACGGGGATTGCCGTTCGATATGCATATACCTAATGCAGAAACACTTAAAACTTTTGAGAAAACTGATAAGGGGGAGGATGTTTTTTACGCGAAAGATGCAACGGATCTATTTAAGCAACTGGATATTTAA
- a CDS encoding phage related protein yields MNTIFKKYEFTNETLKAGKRTLHRIRALRDFGDVKAGDLGGFIEKEENLSHNGDCWVGGNAFVCGEALVYDNAIVCDDAVVSGHVYGNAHVSGNTRVYIRAKVYGNARILNKAWIHNDAHVFGYSQVSGSARIKPGAKIYGNAKVSGAVRIFGEVYENATVGDHFKIYGSVYGNAKVTGYGVIRGKVHGNARIKRRSELFSVPTNCEVYEGDNVVKTVAIAA; encoded by the coding sequence ATGAACACGATCTTTAAAAAATATGAATTTACAAATGAGACCCTAAAAGCTGGTAAGCGTACTCTTCATCGTATTCGTGCGTTAAGAGACTTTGGTGATGTTAAAGCTGGTGATTTAGGTGGTTTTATAGAGAAAGAAGAAAATCTTTCTCATAATGGCGATTGTTGGGTTGGGGGTAATGCATTTGTGTGTGGTGAAGCTTTAGTTTACGACAATGCTATTGTATGTGATGATGCTGTTGTTAGTGGCCACGTTTATGGTAATGCTCATGTGTCTGGAAATACTCGTGTTTATATTCGTGCAAAAGTTTATGGGAATGCTCGTATTTTAAATAAAGCATGGATTCATAATGATGCACATGTTTTTGGGTATTCTCAGGTCTCTGGTTCAGCTCGTATTAAACCAGGGGCAAAAATTTATGGGAATGCAAAAGTCTCTGGTGCTGTAAGAATTTTTGGTGAAGTTTATGAAAACGCTACAGTTGGTGATCATTTTAAGATTTACGGTTCTGTTTATGGAAATGCGAAAGTGACAGGTTACGGAGTAATTCGTGGAAAAGTTCATGGAAATGCGAGGATTAAAAGACGCAGTGAGTTGTTTAGTGTTCCAACAAATTGTGAGGTTTATGAAGGCGATAATGTCGTCAAGACGGTTGCTATAGCAGCGTAA
- a CDS encoding helix-turn-helix domain-containing protein, with product MTDIFHGSCNIYADLDFPDSEEMLIKAKLARKISQILKEKGLTQKQACQILTLSQPKLSNILNGEFRGINKMKMLECLAELGNDIKIVVSSEKVSTLKGHVDVIFAP from the coding sequence ATGACAGACATTTTTCACGGAAGTTGTAATATTTATGCAGATCTTGATTTTCCAGATTCTGAAGAGATGCTTATTAAAGCAAAACTTGCTAGAAAAATTAGTCAAATCCTTAAAGAAAAAGGTCTAACTCAAAAACAAGCTTGTCAAATTTTGACTCTCTCTCAACCTAAGTTATCCAATATCCTAAATGGAGAATTTCGAGGAATTAATAAGATGAAGATGCTTGAGTGTTTAGCTGAATTGGGCAATGATATCAAAATTGTTGTTAGCTCTGAAAAAGTGAGCACACTGAAAGGCCATGTTGACGTTATTTTTGCTCCTTAG
- a CDS encoding type II toxin-antitoxin system mRNA interferase toxin, RelE/StbE family → MKLIWTQIAHVDRKKIREYIAQDNPSAALKFDKLLSEKIKKLVKFPTLGRSGRIINTRELIVHPNYIMIYDISNGVVRILRVLHAKQKFP, encoded by the coding sequence ATGAAGCTAATTTGGACACAGATAGCACATGTTGATCGCAAAAAAATACGTGAATATATAGCACAAGATAATCCTTCTGCTGCCTTAAAATTTGATAAACTTTTATCTGAAAAGATAAAAAAACTTGTCAAATTTCCTACTCTTGGTCGTTCAGGACGAATTATAAATACGCGTGAACTTATCGTGCATCCAAATTATATCATGATTTACGATATTTCAAATGGCGTTGTACGTATTTTGCGTGT
- a CDS encoding ParA family protein → MPTIVFCSTKGGVGKSTSALILSQVLAHHGSKVKIIDTDPNQPIADEWWQNAGPHYPDNIDVQGGVNENTIIDVIDEAVDTNSFVIVDLEGSANITASYAISRSDMVIIPMAGTKLDSREAAKVIAFIAREGRARRSDIPYRIMFSKCSVIQTREEKEIRKELIEAKLPVLDHGMMNKAAFSSIFGFGCTLYQLNKEDVSNAESAIKNAEQVATDIVKALKLEGIIK, encoded by the coding sequence ATGCCAACAATTGTATTTTGTTCAACAAAAGGTGGTGTTGGAAAATCAACATCAGCGCTTATTCTTTCTCAGGTGTTAGCTCACCATGGATCTAAGGTAAAAATAATAGATACTGATCCCAATCAGCCTATTGCTGATGAATGGTGGCAAAATGCTGGTCCTCATTATCCAGATAATATAGATGTTCAAGGAGGGGTTAATGAAAATACCATTATAGACGTTATAGATGAAGCAGTGGATACAAATAGTTTTGTTATTGTTGATCTTGAAGGGTCAGCAAATATAACAGCATCATACGCTATTAGTCGTTCTGATATGGTTATTATTCCTATGGCCGGAACAAAACTTGATAGTCGCGAAGCGGCAAAAGTCATTGCTTTTATAGCTCGTGAAGGAAGAGCAAGACGAAGTGATATTCCTTATCGTATCATGTTTTCAAAATGCTCTGTAATACAAACTCGTGAAGAAAAAGAAATCCGTAAAGAACTGATTGAAGCAAAGCTTCCTGTTTTGGATCACGGAATGATGAATAAAGCTGCCTTTTCTTCTATTTTTGGATTCGGTTGCACTCTTTATCAACTCAATAAAGAAGATGTATCAAACGCTGAATCTGCCATAAAGAATGCTGAACAAGTTGCTACTGATATTGTGAAAGCATTAAAACTCGAAGGAATAATAAAATGA
- a CDS encoding TraC family protein, with protein sequence MARKSLNKLIEEKKILEEKRKKIIEDIKAAKKYEGEKIALLAAEAGLTELNITNEQWKEIFEEVKKRFKKEQ encoded by the coding sequence ATGGCAAGAAAATCATTAAATAAGCTCATAGAAGAAAAAAAGATTCTTGAAGAAAAAAGAAAAAAAATCATTGAAGATATTAAAGCTGCTAAAAAATATGAAGGGGAAAAAATTGCATTATTAGCAGCAGAAGCTGGATTAACAGAATTAAATATAACAAATGAACAATGGAAAGAAATTTTTGAAGAAGTTAAAAAGCGATTTAAAAAAGAACAATAA
- a CDS encoding CopG family ribbon-helix-helix protein, whose amino-acid sequence MAETTFTFRVDDVLKKDFSKVAKACDRSGAQLLRDYMRDIVKEQKEKEEKSAYNLWFREQVQFGINSANAGHIISSEEIEAEAEEWRLKTQSKLDKPTL is encoded by the coding sequence ATGGCTGAAACAACATTTACCTTTCGCGTTGATGATGTATTAAAAAAGGACTTTTCCAAAGTAGCAAAAGCATGTGATAGATCTGGTGCACAACTTTTACGGGATTATATGCGTGATATAGTAAAAGAACAAAAAGAAAAAGAAGAAAAAAGTGCATACAATTTATGGTTTCGAGAACAAGTACAATTTGGAATAAATTCTGCTAATGCAGGCCATATAATATCTTCTGAAGAAATCGAAGCAGAAGCAGAAGAATGGCGCTTGAAAACACAAAGTAAACTAGATAAACCAACTTTATGA
- a CDS encoding recombinase family protein, which translates to MPKFYAYLRVSRDGQDTENQKFGLLEYANRNGFAPLYIEEEIASRGKDWRKRKLGFLIEKAERGDVLLTPEFSRIAGSSLAVLEILKAASERGLIVHVTKQNLVMDGSLQSDIIATVLGIVAQIERHLIQTRTKEALSVARQRGIKLGRPKGSISTQLKLDSHIDEIQAFINVGLSRSRIAKQLGVSVNTLHLFIKRRNIKPTKIKPIISMPIAALRS; encoded by the coding sequence ATGCCGAAATTTTATGCTTATTTACGAGTTTCCCGTGATGGGCAAGATACAGAAAATCAAAAATTTGGTTTGTTAGAATATGCTAACAGAAATGGTTTTGCTCCACTCTATATTGAAGAGGAAATTGCAAGTAGAGGGAAGGATTGGCGAAAACGTAAACTTGGTTTTTTAATTGAAAAAGCAGAACGAGGAGATGTGTTGTTGACGCCTGAATTTTCTCGTATAGCTGGTTCTTCTCTTGCTGTCTTAGAAATTCTCAAAGCCGCTAGTGAACGTGGTTTAATTGTTCACGTGACAAAACAAAATCTTGTCATGGATGGGAGCTTACAAAGCGACATTATCGCAACCGTATTAGGTATAGTAGCGCAAATTGAAAGACATTTAATTCAAACGCGTACAAAAGAAGCATTAAGTGTTGCTCGTCAACGGGGTATTAAACTTGGCCGGCCAAAAGGGAGTATTTCTACGCAATTAAAACTTGATAGCCATATTGATGAAATTCAAGCATTTATTAATGTTGGTTTATCGCGAAGCCGTATTGCTAAACAATTAGGAGTTAGTGTGAATACCTTACACTTATTTATTAAACGCAGAAATATTAAACCTACGAAAATTAAGCCAATCATTTCTATGCCAATTGCAGCATTACGGTCTTAA
- a CDS encoding type II toxin-antitoxin system mRNA interferase toxin, RelE/StbE family: MRSVSYSGKFKKDMKRAKKRGKDMQKLTTIMHLLINKQQLPPSLNDHALQGNWKPRRDLHIEPDWLLIYIVNDEHVHFDRTGTHSDLFK, encoded by the coding sequence GTGCGTTCAGTAAGTTACTCTGGAAAGTTTAAAAAGGATATGAAACGCGCTAAAAAACGCGGAAAGGATATGCAAAAACTTACAACGATTATGCATCTTTTAATCAATAAGCAGCAATTACCTCCCTCATTAAATGATCATGCATTACAAGGTAATTGGAAACCACGTCGCGATCTTCATATAGAACCAGATTGGTTACTAATTTATATTGTTAATGATGAACATGTTCATTTTGACAGAACAGGAACCCATTCAGATTTATTTAAATAA